CTAAATAGCTCAGAACGCTTTGCAGCAGTTTTACAATTGTAAGATGCCGGCGTTCATTCGTTCTTACACGCAGCATAAACACACGATGAATGATCTTTTTGCCGATAAAAACGACAAGATATGAAATAACGATAATCGCCAGAATCTTCGCGCTGGCTATAATAATAGCGTCCCAAAATTCAGCACTTGTGACGTAATCCCACAGCCTTGTCGTGTAGTGTGCGAGTCCCTTTAAGTCTGTTTCAGAGAATTCTTCTAAATCTAATTTCAAATCTTCTTCCAAATTTACCACCTCTTGTATAACAAACTTTAAAATTGAATATACTGCATAAATATATCGTATTTCAGCTTATTTCTCGAGTAATCTACTTAAATCAGAAAATTAAAGGAGTGATAATATGACACAAGCCTGTCCACAAAATTATAGCGTTCATTACGAGCAAACGAGCGCTGTTTGGGAGCTGAGCGAAATCTTTTTAAAAACGATTCCGTTTGACCATGAAGAACTTATTTTTTGCTGTATCGGTACTGACCGGTCTACAGGTGATGCACTAGGTCCGATCATTGGGAGCCAGCTGCACCAAACTTTCTCATTTCCATTTCCGGTAGTTGGAACATTGCAGGCACCGCTTCATGCGCTCAATATCGTAGAACGCTATGAACAGCTTATTAACGAAAAAGAACAACCTTTTATTATTGCAATTGATGCTTGCTTAGGTGAATCAAATGCAA
This genomic window from Solibacillus sp. FSL R5-0449 contains:
- the yyaC gene encoding spore protease YyaC, whose amino-acid sequence is MTQACPQNYSVHYEQTSAVWELSEIFLKTIPFDHEELIFCCIGTDRSTGDALGPIIGSQLHQTFSFPFPVVGTLQAPLHALNIVERYEQLINEKEQPFIIAIDACLGESNAIGSILIQQGPLYPGKAVKKELPPIGNISVKGIVNVGGFMEAKVLQNTRLHVTYSMSDKIVRALVLAWQRHLLKRKSERNEYPDHQNRWQQIGYTDFR